Below is a genomic region from Synergistaceae bacterium.
TGGAGCACCTCGTGCACATCAAGCTCCTGCAAGGTCGTGAACAGCTCCTTCATCGAGGATTTACGCGTCAACGGGTCAGCAAGCAGAGGCTTGAACACCTCAATGTGCCTAGCAATAAGGGGGCGGGCGTTCGTCAGGGCTTCCTCGAAGGATGAAGGGGGATTTGCCGTCAGGAACTCGTCGGGGTCTTTCCCCTCCGGCAAGCTCACTACGTACACGTCCAGACCGTGCTTCTGTAGCACAAACATACTCCGCAACGTTGCATTCTGGCCCGGCTTGTCAGCGTCATAGCAGATGTAACACCTGTCCGCAAACCGCGCGAGCATTTCCGCCTGTTCCTGCGTCAGGGATGTTCCCAGTGAGGCCACAGTCTCCTTGAAGCCGCATTTGTGGAGACGGATTGCGTCCATGTACCCCTCTACTAGGATTGACCGCTTGCGCTCGCGAATTGCCGTCCGTGCTACGTCGAGAAGGTACAGGTTCTTGCGCTTGCGGTAGATTTCGCTCTCGGGACTATTCATGTATTTTGCGCCCTCGCCGTCGATTAACCGACCGCCGAAAGCGATTACCCTTCTCGCAACGTCCCTGATGGGGAATATCACTCTGCCCCTGAATTTGTCGTACAGTCCGTGCTTGCCCGGCAACGCCAATCCTAAATCCTGCATCTGCTTATCTGTTACGCCGACACGCCGGAGATAGTGCACCAGAGCGTCCCACGAACTCGGAGCATAACCCAGCCCAAAACGCGCAATGTCCGAGCCGTCAAGTTTCCTGCGGTCAAGGTATGCCCGCGCCGCTGTCCCCTGTGCGTTCTTGAGAGTGTCAGCGTAAAACTTCGCCGCCATGTCAAGCACCTCATACGCTGACTTCCCGCCTACCTCACGCTCATACTTCGGGAGTTCTATTCCTGCACGATCCGCAAGCACCTTCACCGCTTCAGGAAAACTCAGGTTATCCGCCCGCATCAGGAACGTGAAGATGTTTCCCGCCTCGTGGCATCCGAAACAGTAATAGCTTTGCGTGTCCGTGTACACATGGAACGACGGCGTTTTCTCCTCGTGGAACGGGCAAAGTCCGCTGTAGCCCCTGTTTGCCCGCCGTAACTTCACACGCTCGCCGATTATGTCCGCTATGTCCAGCGCGTCCCGAATGTGCTCGTAAACTTCCTGATTACCCGCCATAGTCCATAAACCTCGTGAATTTCCGCTCAAATGTCAAGTGGCATACTCCAGTCGTGCCGTTGCGGTTCTTGGCTATCCTGATGTCGGCCTTGCTGTCGGTGAGGTCGTTGTTCTCGGTCTCGGAGTAATAATCCTCGCGGAAAAGCATCATCACTACGTCCGCGTCCTGCTCAATCGCGCCGCTGTCTCTGAGGTCGGAGAGCTGGGGCTTCTTGTCCGTGCGCTTCTCGGTCTCGCGCGACAACTGCGACAGGGCAATTACCGGGCATTCAAGCTCCACTGCTGTGGACTTCATCACCCGCGAAATCTCCGCAACTTCGTACTGCCTCGTGTCGCTCTTCTTCCCAGAACTCATGAGCTGGAGGTAATCCACAACGATTAGGGATAGGTCAGGATGGCGGGTCTTGAAGCGGCGGCATTTTGTGCGGAAATCCATTGCGCTTAGTTCCGAGCTGTCGTAAATGTGGATGTTGCGCGCCTGAAGTCCGGGCTGTGCTCGTTCCACTGCGTACCAGTCATCTTGCGACAACTCGCCTGTGCTTATCGCCGAAATCCCCACGCCCTCACCGAACCTGAGCGTTTCCGCTGAGAGCATTCGGTGAATGAGCTGTTCGGCTGACATTTCGAGGCTGAAGAACAGCACGTGCCGGTTCTCCTCGCCGCCGAACTGTGCAATGTTCAGGGCTAGGGCAGTTTTGCCCATCGACGGGCGCGCCGCTATGATATTCAGCGTTCCGGGCTGGAAACCCGTAATTATCTTGTCCATATCCTTAAAGCCGGATTTGTAGCCGGTGTTCCTGCGTTTGCCTGTGCGGAGTTCGTCGATTTTCGCGAGCACCGACGGCACGGCTGAGTTCAACGCTACAGGCCCGGAGGTGTCCTTCTCTGCCGATGCGTCGAGAATTATTTTCTCGGCCTCGCCCACAAGTTCACCTGCCTCAACGTCAGGCTTCACCGCAAGACTCGTAATCTTCTGCCCAGCGTCAAGCATCTTCCGGCGCACCGATGCATCCTTCACGATTTCAGCGTAGTAGCCCGCGTTCGCTGGGAGCATGTCGTCGCTTACGAGTTCGGCTAGGTACGGCTGGCCGCCTATCCGTTCGAATACGCCTTTGTGTGCGGCTTCGGCCTGAAACGTTACCATGTCAATTGGCCTGTTCTCG
It encodes:
- a CDS encoding DNA primase, translated to MAGNQEVYEHIRDALDIADIIGERVKLRRANRGYSGLCPFHEEKTPSFHVYTDTQSYYCFGCHEAGNIFTFLMRADNLSFPEAVKVLADRAGIELPKYEREVGGKSAYEVLDMAAKFYADTLKNAQGTAARAYLDRRKLDGSDIARFGLGYAPSSWDALVHYLRRVGVTDKQMQDLGLALPGKHGLYDKFRGRVIFPIRDVARRVIAFGGRLIDGEGAKYMNSPESEIYRKRKNLYLLDVARTAIRERKRSILVEGYMDAIRLHKCGFKETVASLGTSLTQEQAEMLARFADRCYICYDADKPGQNATLRSMFVLQKHGLDVYVVSLPEGKDPDEFLTANPPSSFEEALTNARPLIARHIEVFKPLLADPLTRKSSMKELFTTLQELDVHEVLQHKVSLSEATGVPPSKIEEWFLSKQKREIPDEAPAPLEAKGVEPPSEAALCSLLYHHQECRLSFSPKEALHLLRNPEARQTAYALLTENPDAQVMLWSSLGDTELLAVLARGDEVCARMKGLTLPEKWQSIYGALLERDKNRRIRELTGKLKQSQATPEELAELSRLKNGGKA
- the dnaB gene encoding replicative DNA helicase; the encoded protein is MPASTIPQNLQAERAVIGACLLSADALGIISEILRPDDFYDANNKTVYEICLSMYLENRPIDMVTFQAEAAHKGVFERIGGQPYLAELVSDDMLPANAGYYAEIVKDASVRRKMLDAGQKITSLAVKPDVEAGELVGEAEKIILDASAEKDTSGPVALNSAVPSVLAKIDELRTGKRRNTGYKSGFKDMDKIITGFQPGTLNIIAARPSMGKTALALNIAQFGGEENRHVLFFSLEMSAEQLIHRMLSAETLRFGEGVGISAISTGELSQDDWYAVERAQPGLQARNIHIYDSSELSAMDFRTKCRRFKTRHPDLSLIVVDYLQLMSSGKKSDTRQYEVAEISRVMKSTAVELECPVIALSQLSRETEKRTDKKPQLSDLRDSGAIEQDADVVMMLFREDYYSETENNDLTDSKADIRIAKNRNGTTGVCHLTFERKFTRFMDYGG